From the Flavobacterium gyeonganense genome, the window GATTCGCAATTGCAACGGGATTAAGAGCAGTTTAATTCTTAATTAAACCAACAAAAAAGGCTTTTTCAAGTTTATGAAAAAGCCTTTATATTTTCTTAACTACATATTCAGAGCATGATTACGTTTTTAATTTTTTCTTTTTTGCAGCCGGAAACAAAACGTTATTTAAAATCAATCGATAGCCAGGAGAATTTGGATGTAAATCCAAAACTGTTGGCGGATCACCTACCTGATGCTGATAATCTTCGGGATCGTGTCCTCCAAAAAAAGTAAACATTCCTTTTCCTTTTTCTCCATGAATATAGCGTGCTTCTCCATTAAGTTCACATGCTCCCATAATTAAAACATTAGATTTGATCAATGCTGAATCAAATGAAGTAGTCTGCCCCATAAATCCTTTTACCAATTGTGTATGGTTTTGACAAAGCATACTTGGTATTGGGTCCCATTTTGCAGAGTACTCCATTAAAGTAAAATAATCTTTATCAGGTGTTATTCTACGTTTTGTAGTCATATCAATATCTGAGAACTCGTATTGTTCAGGTCTTCTTTCAAGAATAAAATCTTTAAAGGCAAAAGAATTTCCATAGTTCAGTTTTGACTGATAATTTGGTTCACTCGCATCTCCATCAAACATTGCTTCACAGATATCAATTCCATCTGCTGTCAAAGAAATATCAAAGCTATCCGTTGCAGAACACATAGCAAACATAAAACCTCCTCCAATAACAAAGTCCCTTATCTTTTTTGCAACAGCGCCTTTTTCCTGTGAAACTTTTGCATAACCTAATTTTACTGCTAAGGCTTCAGCATCTTTTTTTTGTTCAATATACCAGGGTGTATTTTTGTAAGCTGCATAAAATTTACCATATTGTCCGGTAAAATCCTCATGATGTAAATGAAGCCAGTCATAAAGCAACAACTGATCACTTAAAACCTCTTCATCATAAATTGGTGTAAAAGGAATTTCGGCATATGTCAAAACCAGAGTTACAGCATCATCCCAGGGTTGTTTTCCTTTTGGTGTATAAACAGCAATTTTAGGAGCCTTTTCTAAAATGACTGATTCCATGTTTTGTGAAGGACTTGAAATTTCATCCAAAATTGAAACTTGTTCGCTATCAGAAAGTATTTCAAAACTTACTCCACGAATTTTACATTCTTTACGAATTTCATCAGCATCAGGCAATAAAAATGATCCACCTCTATAATTTAAAAGCCAGCTGGCTTTATAATCCTTATTCAGACACCAATAGGTTATCCCATAAGCCTTCAGGTGATTTTGTTGTGTAGTTTCATCCATAGGGAGAAGTATAAAAGATGCTTTTGCCGATATAGACATTATGAACACTACTATATATTTTAAGCTTTGTTTCATTTCGGTAAACTATTTTCTGTAAAGGTATAAAGGAAGTATTAAAAACTATATTGGAATAGTTATTTATTGATATTAATCATCACTTTTTTTGGATCAATTAAGTGAAAACAGGTATAAATACTTACAATCAAAAAAGATATTCTGGTTAAATTTGAACATTCAATAAATAATAAAAATTAAGATAAATGAAAATTAATGAAA encodes:
- a CDS encoding asparagine synthetase B; this translates as MKQSLKYIVVFIMSISAKASFILLPMDETTQQNHLKAYGITYWCLNKDYKASWLLNYRGGSFLLPDADEIRKECKIRGVSFEILSDSEQVSILDEISSPSQNMESVILEKAPKIAVYTPKGKQPWDDAVTLVLTYAEIPFTPIYDEEVLSDQLLLYDWLHLHHEDFTGQYGKFYAAYKNTPWYIEQKKDAEALAVKLGYAKVSQEKGAVAKKIRDFVIGGGFMFAMCSATDSFDISLTADGIDICEAMFDGDASEPNYQSKLNYGNSFAFKDFILERRPEQYEFSDIDMTTKRRITPDKDYFTLMEYSAKWDPIPSMLCQNHTQLVKGFMGQTTSFDSALIKSNVLIMGACELNGEARYIHGEKGKGMFTFFGGHDPEDYQHQVGDPPTVLDLHPNSPGYRLILNNVLFPAAKKKKLKT